A region of Sphingobium baderi DNA encodes the following proteins:
- a CDS encoding OmpA family protein: MTDRRETSMMRHPLSLLLPLFALAACQTVQPQPQQAGFTPQQVATLQQQGFEPAGDDWQFGMADRLLFGTDESTLIPEQQAAISRISRVLVAVDIHGARVEGHTDSTGSASYNEALSARRAQAVADALVVGGMARQAMRVVGMGARVPVESNHLASGRRENRRVVIIVSPADASDPVPPANASLP, from the coding sequence ATGACTGACAGACGCGAGACAAGCATGATGCGCCATCCCCTCTCCCTCCTGCTGCCGCTGTTTGCGCTGGCGGCCTGCCAGACCGTTCAGCCGCAACCGCAGCAGGCCGGCTTCACGCCGCAGCAGGTCGCCACGCTCCAGCAGCAGGGGTTCGAACCGGCCGGTGACGACTGGCAATTCGGCATGGCCGACCGCCTGTTGTTCGGGACCGACGAAAGCACGCTGATCCCGGAACAGCAAGCGGCCATAAGCCGCATTTCCCGAGTGTTGGTCGCGGTCGACATTCACGGCGCGAGAGTGGAGGGACATACCGATTCGACCGGATCGGCCAGCTATAACGAGGCGCTGTCGGCACGGCGCGCGCAGGCCGTCGCTGACGCGCTGGTGGTCGGCGGCATGGCGCGGCAGGCCATGCGCGTCGTCGGCATGGGCGCACGCGTCCCCGTGGAGAGCAATCATCTGGCTAGCGGCCGCCGGGAAAATCGCCGCGTCGTGATCATCGTGTCCCCCGCCGATGCGAGTGACCCTGTTCCTCCCGCAAATGCCAGCCTGCCGTAA
- the greB gene encoding transcription elongation factor GreB, with product MTAHPNYISPEGFAKLRAEYDHLLGVERPQVVEVVSWAAGNGDRSENGDYLYGRKRMREIDGQLRRLSRKMKDAKVVDPKTQPDKGRVYFGATVTIADEDDKRRTVTIVGNDEADASAGRIGWGTPIARALRGAAVGDLRRVMLPAGEKEYEVMAIAYPE from the coding sequence ATGACCGCGCATCCCAACTACATCTCGCCCGAAGGCTTTGCCAAGCTGCGGGCGGAATATGACCATTTGCTGGGCGTCGAGCGGCCGCAGGTGGTGGAAGTGGTCAGCTGGGCCGCGGGCAATGGCGACCGCAGCGAAAATGGCGACTATCTTTATGGCCGCAAGCGGATGCGGGAAATCGACGGGCAGCTTCGCCGCCTGTCGCGGAAGATGAAGGATGCCAAGGTCGTCGACCCCAAGACGCAACCGGACAAGGGCCGCGTCTATTTCGGCGCGACCGTCACCATCGCGGACGAGGATGACAAGCGCCGCACCGTCACCATCGTCGGCAATGACGAAGCGGATGCGAGCGCGGGACGAATCGGCTGGGGCACGCCTATCGCGCGGGCGCTGCGCGGGGCGGCGGTGGGCGACCTGCGCCGGGTGATGCTGCCCGCCGGTGAGAAGGAATATGAGGTGATGGCGATTGCCTATCCCGAATAG
- a CDS encoding DUF2062 domain-containing protein yields MGPKASMGRFTRWWHANAPTRESLENNRFLAPVAHRVLEPSLWRFTRRSVPRGVALGLLVGIFLLIPGVQIAGAALLALPFRANIPVAAAMTFLSNPATTPFILWASVYIGNWMLGRTADASGFMALVNDHATIGQWCAWLFSEAAPALLFGLALISFAAAAIGYFLADWFWRHRMGRKWHARKLRIGKRPESSALEEIAPV; encoded by the coding sequence ATGGGGCCTAAAGCGAGCATGGGGCGCTTCACCCGCTGGTGGCATGCCAATGCCCCGACCCGCGAATCGCTGGAGAATAACCGCTTCCTTGCTCCGGTCGCGCATCGGGTGCTGGAACCCTCGCTGTGGCGCTTCACCCGCCGCTCGGTGCCGCGCGGCGTGGCGCTGGGGCTGCTGGTCGGCATTTTCCTGCTGATCCCCGGCGTGCAGATCGCGGGCGCGGCGCTGCTGGCGCTGCCTTTCCGCGCGAATATCCCCGTCGCTGCTGCGATGACTTTCCTCTCCAATCCCGCAACGACGCCGTTCATCCTCTGGGCTTCGGTCTATATCGGCAACTGGATGCTGGGCCGGACCGCCGATGCGTCGGGTTTCATGGCGCTCGTCAATGACCATGCGACGATCGGGCAATGGTGCGCCTGGCTCTTTTCGGAAGCCGCGCCCGCCCTGCTATTTGGTCTGGCGCTGATTTCCTTTGCCGCCGCGGCCATCGGCTATTTCCTCGCCGACTGGTTCTGGCGCCACCGGATGGGACGGAAATGGCATGCGCGCAAATTGAGGATTGGCAAGCGGCCTGAAAGCAGCGCATTGGAGGAAATCGCGCCTGTCTGA
- a CDS encoding methyl-accepting chemotaxis protein — translation MRRILFNPFGHALLRNPSFGGRLDDHVQPCACIDRAASVEALVDLYAAQGQGCEGLILTEGGRYAGTLGGPLLLRLAAERDARLALARVERLERVTRESATFRADIEQLIADMVGMADKLSALATEAAERAAHNGQSSAGMAVAAAQTADNLAGIAASGRDLAQLFQSMEDEVRRAGAAIRMAVEQARLGSAQSRMLSAQADGIGEVTALIDSIARAIGMLALNASIEAARAGEAGHGFAVVAREVKLLAGQTRDAAAEIAGRIGAIRGTAAQVAEGHAHMDAAIATADRISASVFQAVARHGAFSRDMAASVEEAGGSSDHIRQSARHISDNAAAAVDGADTMRRTAHQLADEAHRLDARANAFLTAIRAA, via the coding sequence ATGCGCCGCATCCTGTTCAATCCTTTCGGCCATGCGTTGCTTCGCAATCCCAGTTTCGGTGGGCGGCTGGACGATCATGTCCAGCCCTGCGCCTGCATCGACCGCGCCGCCAGCGTGGAGGCGCTGGTCGATCTCTATGCCGCGCAGGGACAAGGGTGCGAAGGGCTGATCCTGACGGAAGGCGGGCGCTATGCCGGGACGCTCGGCGGTCCGCTGCTGCTGCGTCTCGCGGCGGAGCGGGATGCGCGGCTTGCCCTGGCGCGGGTGGAACGGCTGGAGCGGGTGACACGCGAAAGCGCCACGTTCCGCGCCGATATCGAACAGTTGATCGCCGATATGGTCGGCATGGCGGACAAGCTTTCCGCGCTCGCGACCGAAGCGGCGGAGCGGGCCGCCCATAATGGGCAGTCTTCCGCCGGCATGGCCGTCGCGGCGGCGCAGACCGCCGACAATCTTGCGGGCATCGCCGCTTCCGGCAGGGATCTGGCCCAGCTTTTCCAGTCCATGGAGGATGAAGTGCGCCGGGCGGGCGCCGCCATCCGCATGGCGGTGGAGCAAGCGCGTCTTGGTTCGGCCCAGAGCCGGATGCTCAGCGCGCAGGCGGACGGCATTGGCGAAGTCACCGCCCTGATCGACAGCATCGCGCGGGCCATCGGCATGTTGGCGCTGAACGCGTCGATAGAAGCCGCGCGGGCGGGGGAGGCGGGGCACGGCTTTGCCGTCGTCGCGCGCGAAGTGAAACTGCTGGCCGGGCAAACCCGCGACGCGGCGGCGGAGATTGCCGGGCGGATCGGCGCAATCCGCGGGACCGCCGCGCAAGTGGCGGAAGGTCACGCTCATATGGACGCGGCGATCGCGACGGCGGACCGCATTTCCGCCTCCGTCTTTCAGGCCGTCGCCCGCCACGGAGCGTTCAGCCGCGACATGGCCGCCAGCGTCGAGGAAGCAGGCGGCTCCAGCGATCATATCCGTCAGAGCGCCCGCCACATCAGCGACAATGCAGCAGCAGCGGTTGATGGCGCCGACACCATGCGCCGCACCGCCCATCAACTGGCGGACGAGGCCCACCGCCTCGACGCCCGCGCCAACGCCTTCCTTACCGCCATCCGCGCGGCGTAA
- the smpB gene encoding SsrA-binding protein SmpB → MARPRPETFDKKKIVAENRRARFEYFIDDVFEAGIALQGTEVKSLRFGEGHIAESYAEVKGEQVWLVNSNIPEFSHGNRYNHEPKRPRKLLLHEREIARMHGAVERKGMTLVPLSIYFNSRGKAKVELALARGKKTHDKRETIKERDWKRDQQRIMKAHG, encoded by the coding sequence ATGGCCCGTCCCCGTCCTGAAACATTCGACAAGAAGAAGATCGTCGCGGAAAACCGGCGCGCGCGCTTCGAATATTTCATCGACGACGTGTTCGAGGCCGGGATCGCGCTTCAGGGCACGGAGGTGAAGTCGCTGCGCTTTGGCGAGGGCCATATCGCCGAAAGCTATGCCGAGGTGAAGGGCGAGCAGGTGTGGCTGGTCAACAGCAACATCCCCGAATTCAGCCACGGCAATCGCTATAATCACGAACCCAAGCGCCCCCGCAAGCTGCTGCTGCACGAACGGGAGATCGCCCGGATGCACGGAGCGGTCGAGCGCAAGGGGATGACGCTGGTGCCGCTGTCCATCTATTTCAACAGCCGGGGCAAGGCGAAGGTGGAACTGGCCTTGGCGCGCGGCAAGAAAACCCATGACAAGCGTGAGACGATCAAGGAACGCGACTGGAAGCGCGATCAGCAGCGCATCATGAAGGCGCACGGCTGA
- a CDS encoding type II toxin-antitoxin system RelB/DinJ family antitoxin, whose amino-acid sequence MAATAFVRARIDETLKDEAAAVLAELGLTVSDVVRMTLTRVAKDHALPFELKVPNAETRAAIEASRATMKARRARFTDAQEMFDALDQEARQQ is encoded by the coding sequence ATGGCCGCTACCGCTTTCGTGCGCGCGCGCATCGACGAAACATTGAAGGATGAAGCCGCCGCCGTGCTGGCCGAGCTGGGGCTGACCGTCTCGGATGTGGTCCGCATGACCCTTACGCGGGTCGCCAAGGACCATGCGCTGCCGTTCGAGCTGAAGGTGCCGAACGCCGAAACGCGCGCCGCGATCGAGGCGTCCCGCGCGACGATGAAGGCCCGCCGCGCCCGTTTCACCGATGCCCAGGAAATGTTCGATGCCCTCGACCAAGAAGCCCGCCAGCAGTAA
- the dapA gene encoding 4-hydroxy-tetrahydrodipicolinate synthase, with protein sequence MFSGSIPALVTPFRDGAIDETAFRALVDWQIAEGSGGLVPCGTTGESSTMTVAEHNRVIAICVDQVAGRVPVIAGCGSNDTRIALEHMFAAQAAGADAALVVAPYYNKPNQEGVYRHFAYLAERCDLPIVLYNVPGRTITDIGVPVIHRLAQDYRTIVGIKDATGNLGRVTAQRLACGPDFCQLSGNDETALAFNASGGRGCISVTANVAPRLCAEFQAACARADWTGALALHDRLYPLHDALFSDSSPGPVKYALTRVRPDMPGDVRLPITWPSESSRAAVDRALEIAGLV encoded by the coding sequence ATGTTTTCCGGGTCCATACCGGCTCTTGTGACGCCCTTTCGCGACGGGGCGATTGACGAGACGGCCTTCCGCGCCCTCGTCGATTGGCAGATCGCGGAGGGCAGCGGCGGTCTTGTCCCCTGCGGCACCACCGGGGAAAGCTCGACCATGACGGTGGCGGAACATAATCGCGTGATCGCGATCTGCGTCGATCAGGTGGCGGGCCGGGTGCCGGTGATCGCGGGCTGCGGATCGAACGACACGCGCATCGCCCTTGAACATATGTTCGCCGCTCAGGCGGCGGGCGCCGACGCCGCGCTGGTCGTCGCCCCATATTACAACAAGCCGAATCAGGAAGGCGTCTATCGCCATTTCGCGTATCTGGCGGAACGCTGCGACCTGCCGATCGTGCTTTACAATGTGCCCGGTCGTACCATCACCGATATCGGCGTGCCGGTGATCCACCGGCTGGCGCAGGATTATCGCACCATAGTGGGGATCAAGGACGCTACCGGGAATCTGGGGCGTGTCACCGCGCAGCGCCTCGCCTGCGGGCCGGACTTCTGCCAGCTATCGGGTAATGACGAAACTGCGCTTGCCTTCAATGCATCGGGTGGACGGGGATGCATCTCCGTCACCGCGAACGTCGCGCCGCGCCTGTGCGCTGAATTTCAGGCGGCCTGCGCGCGCGCGGACTGGACCGGCGCGCTGGCGCTGCATGACCGGCTTTATCCGCTGCACGACGCGCTGTTCAGCGATTCTTCACCTGGGCCTGTCAAATATGCGCTCACGCGTGTCCGGCCCGACATGCCCGGCGACGTCCGCCTGCCGATCACCTGGCCGTCGGAATCGAGCCGTGCAGCCGTCGACCGGGCGCTGGAGATCGCCGGTCTGGTTTAA
- a CDS encoding type II toxin-antitoxin system YafQ family toxin encodes MPSTKKPASSKRASFPREASYEKRFVKDWERLSRSGRYNMKQLKEAMMMLIANNAPLGPEWLDHPLKGDWSDHRECHIGGDFLLIYTIEGNLVNFVRAGTHAELFE; translated from the coding sequence ATGCCCTCGACCAAGAAGCCCGCCAGCAGTAAGCGGGCTTCGTTCCCAAGAGAGGCGTCCTACGAAAAAAGGTTTGTCAAGGATTGGGAGCGGCTGTCGCGCAGCGGGCGCTACAACATGAAACAGCTCAAGGAAGCGATGATGATGCTCATCGCCAACAATGCGCCATTAGGCCCGGAATGGCTGGATCATCCGCTGAAAGGCGATTGGAGCGATCATCGCGAGTGCCATATCGGCGGCGATTTCCTGCTGATCTATACGATTGAGGGGAATCTGGTGAACTTCGTGCGCGCCGGCACTCATGCGGAACTGTTTGAATAG
- a CDS encoding lytic transglycosylase domain-containing protein — translation MPLIALLLVTASASAQVDAPASSNPNFPPSAVVQPIPGQGSTTSSASQWNQVSSRVGVSSDSSVNGAISQWRALQQSDGLGFSTYASFIMANPGWPGEDRMRRLAETGINPDSYDPRQVTAFFARFPARTAVGHARNALALMQLGRMDEARAAAHNAWTGGSLAPTDEMRLLSLFGSSFTAADHDQRADVLLWGNDVMGATRMLAYVSPARRPVYAARIAFRQKAPDAAMKMQAAEALGATDAGFVADKAMWLRDTGNWVAARQYLANRATLSFRPGNAEKFYEVLLNQARASANDSQWSFAWGIASKIDDAYAPGTDVSGRPIGERDDYTSLAWLAGTTAFYNLNRPTDAVGMFRRYATAAKSPQTQSKGYYWAGRAALAAGDTAAANSYFQQAAVFPDQFYGQLSLERLSRPIPAPAAYERPVEISAADRAAFNNRSVVRAVRALGAMGYWEDQSKFARAIANNADSDSDHYLAAELAKSIGRPDMGVMVGRRAVSSGLTGYGESAFPRVPVPPSAQSNWTMVHAIARQESQFDRAAISHAGARGLMQLMPGTAREQAGKLGMGYNPGSLTTDTSYNIMLGSSYFERMMSYYGGSYPLAVAAYNAGPGNVNKWLAANGDPRLPGGDWLRWIENIPIYETKNYVQRVLENAVVYEAMNPERARFRGSPAVLSRYLGKQTPG, via the coding sequence ATGCCTTTGATTGCCCTTTTGCTCGTCACCGCCAGCGCCAGCGCGCAGGTGGATGCCCCGGCTTCGTCCAATCCCAACTTTCCGCCCAGCGCGGTCGTTCAGCCCATTCCGGGCCAGGGCAGCACGACCAGCAGCGCAAGCCAGTGGAATCAGGTCAGCAGCCGGGTGGGCGTTTCGTCCGATTCCTCGGTCAATGGCGCCATCAGCCAGTGGCGCGCCCTGCAGCAGAGCGACGGCCTGGGCTTTTCCACCTATGCCAGCTTCATCATGGCCAATCCCGGCTGGCCGGGGGAGGACCGGATGCGGCGGCTGGCGGAAACCGGGATCAATCCCGACAGCTATGATCCCCGGCAGGTAACGGCCTTCTTCGCCCGCTTTCCGGCGCGCACGGCGGTCGGCCACGCGCGCAACGCGCTGGCGCTGATGCAGCTTGGCCGTATGGACGAAGCGCGGGCGGCCGCGCATAACGCATGGACCGGCGGATCGCTGGCGCCGACGGACGAAATGCGGCTCCTGTCGCTGTTCGGGTCGAGCTTCACCGCCGCCGATCACGACCAGCGCGCAGACGTCCTGCTGTGGGGCAATGACGTGATGGGCGCGACGCGGATGCTGGCCTATGTCTCGCCCGCCCGCCGTCCGGTCTATGCGGCGCGGATCGCCTTCCGCCAGAAAGCGCCCGACGCGGCGATGAAGATGCAGGCGGCCGAAGCGCTGGGCGCGACCGATGCGGGCTTCGTCGCGGACAAGGCGATGTGGCTGCGCGACACCGGCAACTGGGTCGCGGCGCGGCAATATCTGGCCAATCGCGCCACCCTGTCCTTCCGGCCCGGCAATGCCGAGAAATTTTACGAGGTGCTGCTGAACCAGGCCCGCGCTTCAGCGAATGACAGCCAGTGGAGCTTCGCATGGGGCATCGCCAGCAAGATCGACGACGCCTATGCGCCGGGCACGGACGTCAGCGGCCGTCCGATCGGCGAGCGGGACGATTATACCAGCCTTGCCTGGCTGGCGGGGACCACGGCTTTCTATAACCTCAACCGGCCCACCGATGCGGTGGGCATGTTCCGCCGCTACGCCACCGCCGCCAAATCGCCGCAGACCCAGTCCAAGGGCTATTATTGGGCCGGGCGGGCCGCGCTGGCAGCGGGAGACACGGCAGCGGCCAACAGCTATTTCCAGCAGGCAGCAGTCTTCCCCGACCAGTTTTACGGGCAGCTTTCGCTGGAGCGGCTGAGCCGTCCTATCCCGGCGCCTGCCGCCTATGAAAGGCCGGTGGAGATCTCCGCCGCCGACCGGGCCGCGTTCAACAACCGTTCGGTCGTGCGCGCCGTGCGGGCGCTGGGCGCGATGGGCTATTGGGAGGATCAGAGCAAATTCGCCCGCGCCATCGCCAATAATGCCGATAGCGACAGCGATCATTATCTGGCTGCCGAACTCGCCAAGAGCATCGGCCGCCCGGACATGGGCGTGATGGTGGGGCGCCGCGCGGTATCCAGCGGCCTGACCGGCTATGGCGAGAGCGCTTTCCCCCGCGTGCCGGTGCCGCCATCGGCCCAGTCCAACTGGACCATGGTGCACGCCATAGCGCGGCAGGAAAGCCAGTTCGACCGCGCCGCCATCAGCCATGCCGGAGCGCGCGGGCTGATGCAGCTCATGCCCGGCACCGCGCGGGAGCAGGCGGGAAAGCTGGGGATGGGTTACAATCCCGGATCGCTGACCACCGACACCAGCTATAACATCATGCTGGGCTCTTCTTATTTCGAGCGGATGATGAGCTATTATGGCGGCAGCTATCCGCTGGCGGTGGCGGCTTACAATGCCGGGCCGGGCAATGTGAACAAATGGCTGGCGGCCAATGGCGATCCGCGTCTGCCGGGCGGCGATTGGCTGCGCTGGATCGAGAATATCCCGATCTACGAGACGAAGAATTACGTCCAGCGGGTGCTGGAAAATGCCGTCGTCTATGAAGCGATGAACCCGGAACGGGCGCGCTTCCGGGGAAGTCCGGCGGTGCTGAGCCGCTATCTGGGGAAGCAGACACCGGGCTGA
- a CDS encoding YfiR family protein: MRHLSFFCLLLMPSAAVSAVSAFQPVAMPVGSGTDSMTSGAARVVSAILEYTRWPTEHPVIRLCVAGAPRHAGRLNEVHLPNEAKIDLSTLSGPADPARNLCDALYIGQLAPVPLGRLIGDMRGKPVVTIAEDDPDCRSGAMFCLIFAPQTLSFRLNIDAVSRSAVRIDPRVLRMSKGRY, from the coding sequence TTGCGTCATCTGTCGTTCTTCTGCCTGTTGCTGATGCCGTCAGCCGCCGTCTCGGCGGTTTCGGCATTCCAGCCCGTGGCGATGCCGGTCGGCAGTGGAACGGACTCCATGACTTCGGGCGCGGCGCGCGTGGTCAGCGCCATATTGGAATATACGCGCTGGCCGACCGAACACCCCGTCATCCGATTGTGCGTCGCAGGCGCCCCCCGCCATGCCGGCCGGCTGAACGAGGTCCACCTGCCCAATGAAGCGAAAATCGACCTGTCCACCCTGTCCGGTCCGGCCGATCCGGCGCGAAATCTCTGCGACGCGCTCTATATCGGGCAACTCGCTCCCGTTCCGCTGGGCCGCCTGATCGGCGACATGCGCGGCAAGCCCGTCGTGACCATCGCTGAGGACGATCCCGATTGCCGGAGCGGTGCGATGTTCTGCCTGATCTTCGCGCCGCAAACCCTTTCCTTCCGGCTCAACATCGATGCGGTTTCGCGTTCCGCGGTGCGGATCGACCCGCGCGTGCTACGCATGTCGAAAGGGAGATATTGA
- a CDS encoding IS6-like element IS6100 family transposase yields MTDFKWRHFQGDVILWAVRWYCRYPISYRDLEEMLAERGISVDHTTIYRWVQCYAPEMEKRLRWFWRRGFDPSWRLDETYVKVRGKWTYLYRAVDKRGDTIDFYLSPTRSAKAAKRFLGKALRGLKHWEKPATLNTDKAPSYGAAITELKREGKLDRETAHRQVKYLNNVIEADHGKLKILIKPVRGFKSIPTAYATIKGFEVMRALRKGQARPWCLQPGIRGEVRLVERAFGIGPSALTEAMGMLNHHFAAAA; encoded by the coding sequence ATGACGGATTTCAAGTGGCGCCATTTCCAGGGTGATGTGATCCTGTGGGCGGTGCGCTGGTATTGTCGCTATCCGATCAGCTATCGCGACCTTGAGGAAATGCTGGCGGAACGCGGCATTTCGGTCGACCATACGACGATCTATCGCTGGGTCCAGTGCTACGCCCCGGAGATGGAGAAGCGGCTGCGCTGGTTCTGGCGGCGTGGCTTTGATCCGAGCTGGCGCCTGGATGAAACCTACGTCAAGGTGCGGGGCAAGTGGACCTACCTGTACCGGGCAGTCGACAAGCGGGGCGACACGATCGATTTCTACCTGTCGCCGACCCGCAGCGCCAAGGCAGCGAAGCGGTTCCTGGGCAAGGCCCTGCGAGGCCTGAAGCACTGGGAAAAGCCTGCCACGCTCAATACCGACAAAGCGCCGAGCTATGGTGCAGCGATCACCGAATTGAAGCGCGAAGGAAAGCTGGACCGGGAGACGGCCCACCGGCAGGTGAAGTATCTCAATAACGTGATCGAGGCCGATCACGGAAAGCTCAAGATACTGATCAAGCCGGTGCGCGGTTTCAAATCGATCCCCACGGCCTATGCCACGATCAAGGGATTCGAAGTCATGCGAGCCCTGCGCAAAGGACAGGCTCGCCCCTGGTGCCTGCAGCCCGGCATCAGGGGCGAGGTGCGCCTTGTGGAGAGAGCTTTTGGCATTGGGCCCTCGGCGCTGACGGAGGCCATGGGCATGCTCAACCACCATTTCGCAGCAGCCGCCTGA
- a CDS encoding diguanylate cyclase domain-containing protein, translating to MTAPSDPAMPTLRTVLARVHMRLILFAVLMAGATLLITGVVVIRGYAERNLSLIAQTVAYTVEPALVFDDMQAARDGIATVAASESVRAVEVRDVRGRLLVDWRRPDGGMMAAIARGGGLLAPSPALATIRRGQDVIAHVRVSGDAGGLGRYILAALLAGLTCLILTVLATQMLARRLQQDVTAPLARIAEVAHAVRADRQFDRRVPPSDILEIDRLGRDFNALLDELDDWHAGLLSENRMLEKQATRDALTGLGNRVMFEQVLPGIMARADADGGAFAAVYIDVNRFKQVNDRHGHDAGDAMLIVIAARLRAVLRPGDQAFRLGGDEFALILAPDIKREDVAILTHRLLAGMEQPIMLPSGESIVVSLSVGSALYPDDSADARDLLRHADAAMYAAKASRTGTHD from the coding sequence ATGACCGCTCCGTCTGATCCCGCCATGCCGACGCTTCGCACAGTGCTCGCGCGCGTGCATATGCGCCTGATCCTCTTTGCCGTGCTGATGGCTGGCGCGACATTGCTCATCACCGGGGTCGTGGTCATTCGCGGCTATGCCGAGCGCAACCTGTCCCTGATCGCGCAGACGGTCGCCTATACGGTCGAACCGGCGCTCGTCTTTGATGACATGCAGGCCGCGCGCGACGGAATCGCTACGGTCGCCGCATCGGAAAGCGTGCGCGCCGTCGAAGTCCGCGACGTCCGGGGCCGCCTGCTGGTGGACTGGCGACGACCCGATGGCGGCATGATGGCAGCGATCGCGAGGGGCGGCGGCCTGCTCGCGCCATCGCCCGCGCTGGCCACCATCCGGCGGGGCCAGGATGTCATCGCCCATGTCCGCGTGTCCGGCGACGCCGGAGGGCTGGGCCGCTATATTCTTGCGGCGCTGCTGGCGGGGCTCACCTGCCTCATCCTGACCGTCTTAGCCACGCAGATGCTGGCGCGGCGGTTGCAGCAGGATGTCACTGCACCGCTGGCGCGCATCGCGGAGGTCGCCCATGCCGTGCGCGCCGACCGCCAGTTCGACCGGCGCGTGCCCCCATCCGACATATTGGAGATCGATCGACTAGGCCGCGACTTCAACGCATTGCTGGATGAGCTGGATGACTGGCATGCGGGCCTGCTGTCCGAAAACCGGATGCTGGAGAAGCAGGCTACCCGCGACGCGCTGACGGGCCTGGGCAACCGCGTGATGTTCGAGCAGGTCCTGCCCGGCATCATGGCGCGGGCCGATGCCGATGGCGGCGCCTTTGCCGCCGTCTATATCGACGTGAACCGCTTCAAGCAGGTCAACGACCGGCACGGCCACGATGCGGGCGACGCGATGCTGATCGTGATCGCCGCGCGGCTGCGCGCCGTGTTGCGGCCGGGCGATCAGGCTTTCCGGCTGGGCGGCGACGAATTCGCGCTGATCCTGGCGCCGGACATCAAGCGGGAGGATGTGGCCATCCTTACCCACCGCCTGCTTGCGGGCATGGAGCAGCCGATCATGCTGCCCAGCGGCGAGAGCATCGTCGTATCGCTGAGCGTCGGCAGCGCCCTCTATCCCGACGACAGCGCCGACGCCCGCGATCTGCTGCGGCACGCCGATGCGGCGATGTATGCAGCCAAGGCCAGCCGGACCGGAACCCATGACTGA
- a CDS encoding histidine phosphatase family protein, with protein sequence MRVIFIRHGQSTGNAGVPCDDLGAIELTELGQEQAREVAASWTQAPALIVTSPYTRTQQTAAPTIARFPGVPVEVWPIEEFTYLQPARWNGTRSAERMPHLERYWSVADPDYCDGEGAESFGTLLRRCEAALTRLAAMPTGSLVYVFGHGQFIQAARAIVADAHLDDRGKMLGFWRKGEPPAISNAQQVGFHWQGDRWACAPAIAA encoded by the coding sequence ATGCGCGTGATCTTCATCCGCCACGGCCAAAGCACCGGCAACGCCGGCGTGCCCTGCGATGATCTCGGCGCGATCGAGCTGACGGAGCTGGGCCAGGAACAGGCGCGCGAAGTCGCGGCGAGCTGGACGCAAGCGCCCGCGCTCATCGTCACATCGCCCTATACGCGCACGCAACAGACGGCCGCGCCGACGATCGCGCGCTTTCCCGGCGTGCCGGTGGAAGTGTGGCCGATCGAAGAGTTCACCTATCTGCAACCGGCGCGCTGGAACGGCACGCGCAGCGCGGAGCGGATGCCGCACCTCGAACGCTATTGGAGCGTGGCGGACCCGGACTATTGCGACGGGGAAGGGGCGGAAAGTTTCGGCACTCTGCTACGGCGCTGCGAGGCGGCGCTAACGCGCCTCGCCGCCATGCCTACGGGATCGCTGGTCTATGTGTTCGGGCATGGGCAGTTCATCCAGGCCGCGCGCGCGATCGTCGCCGACGCTCATCTGGATGATCGGGGCAAGATGCTCGGATTCTGGCGCAAGGGCGAGCCGCCCGCTATCAGCAACGCGCAGCAGGTAGGGTTTCATTGGCAGGGCGATCGTTGGGCCTGTGCGCCGGCGATTGCCGCCTAG